From the genome of Methanothrix soehngenii GP6:
ATGATAAATTAAAAATTATAAACAAGGGAGAAACTTGGAAAGTACAGTACGTCTGTCATGTGGTTATTGGGATAATAATTGGTCTGGAAAACTCCATTGCTAAACTGCACTACCGTAACATTCGCTGGCAAGTGAGAACGGTCAAAAAGACCATCGCCACCTAAACTTAGCCAAAATGTACATTTTGCCCAATAGAGAGATGCAAAAGCTAGGATCACACCTAAGCTTAAAGATATTGTGCGTCCGGGATAAACCCCATATCCGCAAGAGATAGATGCAATTGGATCAAGATATTTGGACAAATTTAAGCATTTTAGTATTTTATTTTTAAATGAATACCCCGCAGCTTGCTGCGGTTGGGATGGTCAGGAAACCGACTTAAGGAAAGGGGCATATTCTATGTTAGATGATTGAGGTTAAAAAAGCAAGCCATTGTGCCTACAAAATTCGATATCATATGGTATTTAGTATAAAATATAGAAGAAAATTGCTTCAGGATATCGATCGCATTAATTATATCAAATTCGTATGCAGTGAGATCGGTGAACGATACTATTTCGATTTCGATGCAATTGGTACTGATGGCGATCATGTTCATATCTTTGTTGGAGCAGCGCCAAGATATTCGCCATCAAAGGTTATGCAAATTGTAAAAAGTATAACCGCAAGAGAGTTTTTTAAGAAGTATCCTGAAGTGAAAAAACAGCTTTGGGGTGGCGAATTTTGGAGCGATGGAGGTTATGT
Proteins encoded in this window:
- the tnpA gene encoding IS200/IS605-like element ISMco2 family transposase, which encodes MIEVKKASHCAYKIRYHMVFSIKYRRKLLQDIDRINYIKFVCSEIGERYYFDFDAIGTDGDHVHIFVGAAPRYSPSKVMQIVKSITAREFFKKYPEVKKQLWGGEFWSDGGYVGTVGDGVMADTIRNYVETQGSPEEKEAYKQMNLLDFE